In Streptomyces sp. NBC_01381, a genomic segment contains:
- a CDS encoding ABC transporter permease, with protein sequence MSASARISLSSLRGHKRRFAGTFLAVMLGVAFLAGTLVMGDTLRGSFDTMFGNATSGTDAVVRSADTITTPDDSQGTRQPVKTSLVEKIERTDGVAAAAPSIQGAGQLLGKDREPIGGEGPPTLAGNWIADGKLNAYQLADGRAPAKSGEVVVNRGAAESGDLKIGDTTTLRTPDPVKVTIVGLATFGGEDGMAQTTFTGMTQADAEKYLTPKPGEAASIQVRAGPGVSEQELVDALSPVLPKGVEAITGEASAAENTDNISGQFLTLFTSFLLVFSGVALLVATFSIHNTFAIVVAQRTRENALLRALGASRRQVTASTLVEASAVAVVASVAGLAGGIGIAAGLQALFPAIGFPFPEGDLVISGLSMLLPLAVGIVVCLGSALLPAVRAGRTAPLAALRETAVDHSGASRGRAVAGTVLALTAVGLSLFGVLVSPSVWLAGAGAVLALAAFVVLGPVASSRAVRILGGPLDRLRGVTGGLARRNALRSPKRTAATASALMIGVAVVSLFTVFGASLKATMDQTVNRSFAGDLAISTPGFGAGGSGLSPKLAPALAELPEVETAVGLGKGAAEVDGEGRALTVTDPGPFAKSFDLGKIEGSLDGLGTNGIAITRAEAEKQDLKVGSKTELAFADGKKATFTVRALFGQSELAGDYVITREAWAPHRMQDADSLVSVTFKDGVSASDGEAAVSKTAQEYGNPDVQTRGEYAQSAAGGIDMMLTLVYALLALAVLIALLGIANTLTLAIHERTRELGLLRAVGQTRAQLRAMVRWESVLVAAFGTAGGLALGGFLGWVLVKASDGATDSAFAFAVPPVQLVVVALVGLAAGALAGLRPARRAARLDVLRAIATE encoded by the coding sequence CTGAGCGCGTCCGCGCGCATCAGCCTGTCCTCGCTGCGCGGCCACAAGCGGCGCTTCGCGGGTACGTTCCTCGCGGTCATGCTCGGTGTCGCCTTCCTGGCGGGCACGCTCGTCATGGGCGACACCCTGCGCGGCAGCTTCGACACCATGTTCGGCAACGCGACGAGCGGCACCGACGCCGTGGTCCGCAGCGCCGACACCATCACCACCCCCGACGACAGCCAGGGCACCCGGCAGCCCGTCAAGACCTCGCTCGTCGAGAAGATCGAGCGGACCGACGGGGTCGCTGCCGCCGCGCCCAGCATTCAGGGCGCGGGCCAGCTCCTGGGCAAGGACCGCGAGCCCATCGGCGGCGAAGGCCCGCCGACCCTCGCCGGCAACTGGATCGCCGACGGCAAGCTGAACGCCTACCAGCTGGCCGACGGCCGCGCCCCCGCCAAGTCCGGCGAGGTCGTCGTCAACCGCGGCGCCGCCGAGTCCGGCGACCTGAAGATCGGCGACACGACCACGCTGCGCACCCCCGACCCCGTCAAGGTGACGATCGTGGGCCTCGCGACCTTCGGTGGCGAGGACGGCATGGCGCAGACCACCTTCACCGGCATGACACAGGCCGACGCCGAGAAGTACCTCACGCCGAAGCCCGGCGAGGCCGCGTCCATCCAGGTGCGGGCCGGACCCGGCGTGAGCGAGCAGGAACTCGTCGACGCGCTGAGTCCCGTACTTCCCAAGGGAGTTGAGGCGATCACCGGCGAGGCGTCGGCGGCGGAGAACACCGACAACATCTCCGGTCAGTTCCTGACGCTCTTCACCAGCTTCCTGCTCGTCTTCTCCGGTGTCGCCCTGCTTGTCGCCACCTTCAGCATCCACAACACCTTCGCGATCGTCGTCGCCCAGCGCACCCGCGAGAACGCGCTGCTTCGCGCGCTCGGCGCCTCGCGCCGCCAGGTCACCGCGTCCACCCTCGTGGAGGCGAGCGCGGTCGCCGTCGTGGCGTCGGTGGCGGGCCTCGCGGGCGGCATCGGCATCGCGGCCGGCCTCCAGGCGCTCTTCCCGGCCATCGGATTCCCCTTCCCCGAGGGCGACCTGGTGATCAGCGGCCTGTCGATGCTGCTGCCCCTGGCCGTCGGCATCGTGGTCTGCCTGGGCTCCGCCCTGCTGCCCGCCGTCCGCGCCGGGCGCACCGCACCCCTGGCCGCGCTGCGCGAGACGGCCGTCGACCACTCCGGGGCGTCGCGGGGTCGTGCCGTCGCGGGCACGGTCCTCGCCCTCACCGCCGTCGGCCTTTCGCTCTTCGGCGTCCTCGTCAGCCCGTCCGTGTGGCTGGCAGGGGCAGGGGCGGTCCTCGCGCTCGCCGCGTTCGTGGTCCTCGGACCCGTCGCCTCCTCGCGGGCGGTACGCATTCTCGGCGGGCCCCTGGACCGGCTGCGCGGCGTCACCGGCGGGCTCGCCCGGCGCAACGCCCTGCGCAGTCCCAAGCGGACCGCCGCCACCGCGAGCGCGCTGATGATCGGCGTCGCCGTCGTCTCGCTCTTCACGGTCTTCGGCGCCTCGCTGAAGGCGACCATGGACCAGACGGTGAACCGCTCCTTCGCCGGCGATCTCGCCATCAGCACCCCCGGCTTCGGAGCGGGCGGCAGCGGACTCAGCCCCAAGCTGGCCCCCGCGCTCGCGGAGCTGCCGGAGGTGGAGACCGCCGTCGGTCTGGGCAAGGGCGCGGCGGAGGTCGACGGGGAAGGGCGCGCCCTGACCGTCACGGACCCCGGCCCCTTCGCCAAGTCCTTCGACCTCGGCAAGATCGAGGGCTCCCTCGACGGCCTCGGCACCAACGGCATCGCGATCACCCGCGCCGAGGCGGAGAAGCAGGACCTGAAGGTCGGATCCAAGACGGAACTCGCCTTCGCCGACGGCAAGAAGGCCACCTTCACCGTCCGCGCGCTGTTCGGCCAGTCCGAGCTCGCGGGGGACTACGTCATCACCCGTGAGGCCTGGGCGCCGCACCGCATGCAGGACGCCGACAGTCTTGTGTCCGTCACCTTCAAGGACGGTGTGAGCGCGAGCGACGGCGAGGCCGCGGTCTCCAAGACCGCCCAGGAGTACGGCAATCCGGACGTGCAGACCCGGGGCGAGTACGCGCAGTCCGCGGCGGGCGGCATCGACATGATGCTCACGCTGGTCTACGCCCTGCTCGCGCTCGCGGTCCTGATCGCCCTGCTGGGCATCGCCAACACGCTGACCCTCGCGATCCATGAACGTACCCGCGAGCTCGGTCTGTTGCGTGCCGTGGGGCAGACGAGGGCGCAGCTGCGGGCCATGGTCCGCTGGGAGTCGGTGCTCGTCGCCGCCTTCGGCACGGCCGGCGGCCTGGCGCTCGGCGGCTTCCTCGGCTGGGTCCTGGTCAAGGCCTCGGACGGCGCGACCGACAGTGCCTTCGCGTTCGCGGTGCCGCCGGTGCAGCTCGTGGTGGTCGCCCTGGTGGGCCTGGCGGCGGGGGCCCTTGCGGGCCTGCGTCCGGCGCGGCGGGCCGCACGCCTGGACGTGCTGCGTGCCATCGCCACCGAGTGA
- a CDS encoding TetR/AcrR family transcriptional regulator, with the protein MYSTFMSTPERLIESTRELLWERGYVGTSPKAIQQHAGAGQGSMYHHFAGKPDLALAAIRRTAEELRAAADAVLGGEGSAYERIEAYLLRERDVLRGCPVGRLTMDPDVIASDELRAPVTETLDWLRGRLAGIVEEGQEQGEFAAALDPREVAAAVVATVQGGYVLARADGSPAAFDTGVRGLLSLLLLQTGSR; encoded by the coding sequence ATGTACAGTACGTTCATGAGCACTCCGGAGCGTCTGATCGAGTCCACCCGCGAGCTGCTGTGGGAGCGCGGCTACGTCGGCACGAGCCCCAAAGCCATCCAGCAGCACGCCGGGGCCGGGCAGGGCAGCATGTACCACCACTTCGCCGGGAAGCCCGACCTCGCGCTCGCCGCGATCCGGCGTACGGCCGAGGAGTTGCGCGCTGCCGCCGACGCGGTCCTGGGCGGCGAGGGATCGGCGTACGAGCGCATCGAGGCATATCTGCTGCGCGAGCGCGACGTGCTCCGCGGGTGCCCGGTCGGCCGCCTCACGATGGATCCGGACGTCATCGCGAGCGACGAGCTGCGCGCGCCGGTCACCGAGACGCTCGACTGGCTGCGGGGGCGGCTGGCCGGAATCGTCGAAGAGGGCCAGGAGCAGGGCGAGTTCGCGGCCGCGCTCGATCCGCGGGAGGTCGCGGCGGCGGTCGTCGCGACGGTCCAGGGCGGCTATGTGCTGGCCCGCGCCGACGGCTCGCCCGCGGCCTTCGACACGGGCGTTCGGGGCTTGCTCTCCCTCCTGCTCCTGCAGACAGGGAGCCGATGA
- a CDS encoding DUF4865 family protein, with amino-acid sequence MHAMQYEITLPADYDMGIIRHRVAAKGHLLDDYPGLGAKAYLVRERGVDDSPVNQYAPFYLWNTPAGMNSFLWGPGFQGIVDDFGRPEVQHWTGLAFAEGIASAAPARAAIRRRMRIPDRTPLGPLAAELAHEAERLARQDGNIYAAVSIDPRTWEALHFSVWDHASPQGVGDVFQVLHLSAPERDLLPRGRQW; translated from the coding sequence ATGCACGCGATGCAGTACGAGATCACGCTGCCGGCCGACTACGACATGGGGATCATCCGCCACCGCGTGGCCGCCAAGGGGCACCTGCTGGACGACTACCCGGGGCTCGGCGCCAAGGCGTACCTGGTCCGCGAGCGCGGTGTCGACGACTCCCCCGTGAACCAGTACGCGCCGTTCTACCTATGGAACACCCCCGCGGGCATGAACTCCTTCCTCTGGGGCCCCGGATTCCAGGGCATCGTCGATGACTTCGGCCGCCCCGAGGTGCAGCACTGGACGGGTCTGGCCTTCGCGGAGGGGATCGCGTCCGCCGCTCCCGCCCGCGCCGCGATACGCCGCCGGATGCGGATCCCCGACCGCACTCCCCTGGGCCCCCTGGCCGCCGAACTCGCCCACGAGGCCGAGCGGTTGGCGCGCCAGGACGGAAACATCTACGCGGCCGTGTCCATCGATCCACGCACCTGGGAGGCACTGCACTTCTCCGTCTGGGACCACGCATCTCCCCAAGGGGTGGGCGATGTGTTCCAGGTGCTGCACCTGTCGGCACCGGAGCGGGACCTGCTTCCCCGGGGCCGGCAGTGGTGA
- a CDS encoding ABC transporter ATP-binding protein yields the protein MSTATGQRTATLDAARVTEAVKVYGSGDTAVRALDGVSVGFPAGRFTAIMGPSGSGKSTLMHCAAGLDTLTSGTAHIGDTDLGALDDRRLTLLRRDRIGFVFQAFNLVPTLTVAENITLPMDLAGRRGGQEWTDALIDVVGLRDRLHHRPAELSGGQQQRVAVARAFAGQPDVVFADEPTGNLDSRSGEEVLRLLGRAVRQMERTVVMVTHDPVAAAHADEVVFLADGRLVDRMAAPTADKVLDRLKAFDTKTTKTTKTSSAPGTEGAPS from the coding sequence ATGAGCACCGCCACCGGACAGCGCACCGCCACGCTCGACGCGGCCCGAGTCACCGAGGCCGTCAAGGTCTACGGCAGCGGTGACACCGCCGTACGGGCCCTGGACGGGGTGAGCGTCGGCTTCCCGGCAGGACGCTTCACCGCGATCATGGGCCCGTCGGGCTCCGGCAAGTCCACCCTGATGCACTGCGCCGCGGGCCTCGACACCCTCACGTCGGGCACCGCCCACATCGGCGACACCGATCTCGGCGCCCTGGACGACCGGCGTCTCACGCTGCTGCGCCGCGACCGCATCGGCTTCGTCTTCCAGGCCTTCAACCTGGTGCCGACGCTGACGGTCGCCGAGAACATCACGCTCCCGATGGACCTGGCGGGACGGCGCGGCGGACAGGAGTGGACCGACGCCCTCATCGACGTCGTCGGCCTGCGCGACCGCCTGCACCACCGGCCCGCCGAACTCTCCGGCGGACAGCAGCAACGCGTCGCCGTGGCGCGGGCGTTCGCCGGGCAGCCCGATGTCGTCTTCGCCGACGAACCGACCGGCAACCTCGACTCGCGCTCCGGCGAGGAGGTCCTGCGCCTGCTCGGCCGCGCCGTACGGCAGATGGAGCGCACCGTCGTCATGGTCACCCATGACCCGGTGGCCGCGGCCCACGCCGACGAGGTCGTCTTCCTGGCCGACGGCCGGCTCGTGGACCGGATGGCGGCCCCGACCGCCGACAAGGTCCTCGACCGGCTCAAGGCCTTCGACACGAAGACCACGAAGACCACGAAGACCTCGTCCGCACCCGGTACCGAGGGGGCACCGTCATGA
- a CDS encoding SHOCT domain-containing protein, with product MQTLAHFDGGPGPWILFFPLIWAAVVIGGITLLRRTVWRGRRAPWQRDGRDANVRIDEQSPIAVLGRRFASGEIDEDEYWRRLSVLNEEFGRTSKGGAA from the coding sequence ATGCAGACCCTGGCTCACTTCGACGGCGGGCCCGGCCCGTGGATCCTGTTCTTCCCGCTCATCTGGGCGGCCGTCGTCATCGGCGGCATCACCCTGCTGCGCCGCACCGTGTGGCGCGGCCGCCGCGCACCGTGGCAGCGTGACGGCCGCGACGCGAACGTACGCATCGACGAGCAGTCGCCCATCGCCGTGCTCGGCCGGCGCTTCGCGTCCGGTGAGATCGACGAGGACGAGTACTGGCGGCGGCTCTCCGTCCTGAACGAGGAGTTCGGCCGCACCTCCAAGGGCGGTGCGGCATGA